One part of the Bdellovibrio bacteriovorus genome encodes these proteins:
- the flgG gene encoding flagellar basal-body rod protein FlgG — translation MLKSLNTAATGMAAQQTNMDVIANNIANVSTAGFKRSRAEFEDLMYQTQKEPGTASGLNAYSPNGVQVGLGVRTAGVQKDFAGGQAQITKNPLDLQIEGSGFFQVLTADGETAYTRDGAFKKDPNGRLVDKNGNALQPEITVPANVSGIEVAPTGEVRVITGLNDVPQTIGQIDIVNFVNPAGLKAMGKNLFTQTPSSGQAIASRPGLNGTGYLAQGQLESSNVNIVDEMVNMITAQRAMETNSKVMQASDQMLQAINNLR, via the coding sequence ATGCTTAAGAGTTTGAACACAGCAGCTACAGGGATGGCGGCACAACAGACGAACATGGATGTTATCGCCAATAATATCGCCAACGTTTCAACGGCTGGCTTTAAAAGATCCCGCGCTGAGTTTGAAGACCTCATGTACCAGACCCAAAAGGAGCCAGGGACGGCTTCGGGTCTGAATGCTTATTCCCCGAACGGGGTTCAGGTCGGTTTGGGTGTGCGTACGGCGGGTGTGCAAAAGGATTTTGCCGGCGGCCAGGCGCAGATCACCAAGAATCCTCTGGATCTTCAGATCGAAGGTTCCGGTTTCTTCCAGGTGCTGACGGCGGATGGTGAAACAGCTTACACCCGCGACGGGGCCTTCAAAAAAGATCCCAACGGCCGTCTGGTCGACAAAAACGGAAATGCTTTGCAGCCGGAAATCACTGTGCCTGCCAACGTCTCCGGTATCGAGGTGGCACCCACGGGTGAAGTGCGTGTGATCACGGGCCTGAATGATGTTCCTCAGACTATCGGTCAAATCGATATCGTGAACTTTGTAAACCCGGCTGGTTTGAAAGCCATGGGTAAAAACCTGTTCACACAGACTCCGTCCAGCGGTCAGGCGATTGCCTCCCGTCCGGGTTTGAACGGCACAGGCTATCTGGCACAAGGGCAGCTGGAATCCAGCAACGTGAACATTGTGGATGAGATGGTCAATATGATCACCGCCCAGCGTGCGATGGAAACCAATTCTAAAGTGATGCAGGCTTCTGATCAGATGCTTCAAGCCATTAACAATCTGAGATAA
- the flgF gene encoding flagellar basal-body rod protein FlgF, giving the protein MAIKGVYTALSGAMAQSTKLDTIANNLANVNTPAFKRDQQLFQEYLTANEKMPETTQIPRDVAAIESFYNMQGGDKSYVDTKGTFTDFSQGGLKPTGNSLDVAIDGKGFFEIATPGGVKLTRSGNFTLDGNGQLVTKEGYPVLRQGEAGSDPAGRVIRFTGNGAVAIADNGDVYEGTENLGRLSLVNVNNPDSLQKTGSSLYTFKPNIAPDMQNIANPSLKQGFLETSNVNIVQEMTDMISTNRVFESTQKAISAYDQMADKMINVVGKTN; this is encoded by the coding sequence ATGGCGATAAAAGGGGTCTATACAGCACTCAGTGGAGCGATGGCTCAAAGTACGAAGCTTGATACAATCGCCAATAATTTGGCGAACGTGAACACACCTGCGTTCAAGCGGGACCAGCAGCTCTTCCAGGAATATCTGACCGCCAACGAAAAGATGCCAGAGACCACACAGATCCCGCGCGATGTGGCGGCGATTGAAAGCTTCTACAACATGCAAGGTGGCGACAAATCCTATGTCGACACCAAAGGCACCTTCACTGACTTTTCTCAAGGTGGTTTGAAACCGACAGGCAACAGTCTGGATGTGGCCATTGATGGCAAAGGTTTCTTTGAAATTGCCACTCCGGGCGGCGTGAAGCTGACTCGTTCCGGTAATTTTACATTGGATGGCAACGGACAGCTTGTGACCAAGGAAGGTTATCCTGTTCTTCGACAGGGTGAAGCCGGTTCTGATCCCGCAGGCCGCGTGATTCGTTTCACGGGCAATGGGGCCGTGGCTATCGCCGACAATGGGGATGTGTACGAGGGCACGGAAAATCTGGGTCGACTGTCTTTGGTGAACGTGAACAATCCGGATTCACTGCAAAAGACCGGCAGCTCTCTTTATACCTTCAAACCCAATATCGCTCCAGACATGCAGAATATTGCAAACCCCAGTTTGAAACAGGGTTTTCTGGAAACTTCGAACGTCAATATCGTTCAGGAGATGACGGACATGATTTCCACCAATCGTGTGTTTGAAAGCACGCAGAAGGCCATCAGTGCTTACGATCAGATGGCCGACAAAATGATCAATGTGGTGGGAAAAACAAACTAG